One Drosophila virilis strain 15010-1051.87 chromosome 5, Dvir_AGI_RSII-ME, whole genome shotgun sequence DNA window includes the following coding sequences:
- the Tsp42Eb gene encoding 23 kDa integral membrane protein, with translation MNCLSKMFKYLLYLLNLVFLAGGILLIVVGSIILSSLGTLGSFSDTFNARTIPICIIVIGCVIFVISFFGCCGTIRENACCTTIYAIFMFILFGLQLALSIWIFVQNDYFVGKMGELVDAAGKQNDAANGYPMDALQISFKCCGVNSFTDYTVVPSSCCGYTDRNRVCDAAIYSVRAGCRSTFTDFWKSYTDLISWSSLIVALFELGIFVIACCLANAMRKR, from the exons TCTCGTCTTTTTG GCTGGTGGCATTTTGCTGATCGTGGTCGGCTCCATCATACTGTCCAGCCTGGGCACCCTGGGTTCCTTCAGTGACACGTTCAATGCCCGGACCATACCCATATGCATCATTGTCATCGGCTGTGTCATATTTGTGATCTCCTTCTTTGGCTGCTGCGGCACTATACGCGAAAATGCCTGCTGCACGACAATT tatgcgattttcatgttTATACTGTTTGGTCTGCAATTGGCGCTTTCCATTTGGATCTTTGTGCAGAATGATTATTTCGTGGGCAAAATGGGCGAACTGGTGGATGCCGCCGGCAAACAAAATGATGCTGCCAATGGCTATCCCATGGATGCACTGCAGATATCT TTCAAATGTTGCGGCGTAAACAGCTTTACGGATTATACAGTTGTGCCCTCTTCCTGCTGTGGCTATACGGATAGGAACAGGGTATGCGATGCTGCCATTTACTCAGTGCGTGCCGGCTGCCGTAGCACGTTCACCGATTTCTGGAAATCCTATACGGATCTCATTAGCTGGAGCAGCTTGATTGTGGCGCTCTTCGAGCTGGGCATCTTTGTGATAGCCTGCTGCTTGGCCAACGCCATGAGGAAGCGTTAA
- the Tsp42Ed gene encoding CD63 antigen, producing the protein MDCGGVFVKYVLFIFNILFVICGILLIIFGSLMVSEIKDFSSVDQTFTANSVAIIILILGCVIFLVSFLGCCGAIRENACGLTTYSIIMLGLFFCQIALIIYVWINHVQIRESLDKVVQTIWEQRKTDGLLMDTLQKSLKCCGLHKFSDYGVTYPASCCDTPTNGTCSLTSVMFKPGCKSAVDSLWDTNANIIKYAGLGVTAVELVAFIFACCLANQTRNNQRRQNF; encoded by the exons ATGGATTGCGGTGGggtttttgttaaatatgtgctcttcatatttaatatattatttgtg atTTGCGGCATTTTGCTGATCATATTTGGTTCTCTTATGGTCTCGGAAATCAAGGACTTTTCGAGCGTTGACCAAACCTTCACTGCAAATAGTGTGGCTATAATAATACTTATTTTGGGTTGTGTCATCTTTCTGGTCTCCTTTCTGGGATGCTGCGGTGCCATTCGCGAGAATGCCTGTGGCCTAACAACG tACTCGATCATCATGTTGGGTTTGTTCTTTTGCCAAATCGCCCTGATCATCTATGTGTGGATAAATCATGTGCAAATACGTGAATCTCTGGACAAGGTTGTGCAAACAATTTGGGAACAGCGAAAAACCGATGGCCTCTTGATGGATACTCTGCAGAAATCC TTGAAATGCTGTGGCCTGCACAAGTTTTCCGATTATGGCGTTACCTATCCTGCATCCTGCTGTGACACGCCCACAAATGGCACCTGTAGCTTAACGTCCGTCATGTTTAAGCCGGGCTGTAAGTCTGCCGTTGACTCTCTATGGGACACAAATGCCAATATTATCAAATATGCTGGTTTGGGCGTAACTGCGGTTGAG TTGGTCGCTTTCATATTTGCATGCTGTTTGGCGAATCAGACCCGCAACAATCAGAGACgtcaaaatttttaa
- the Tsp42Ec gene encoding 23 kDa integral membrane protein has product MGCISGILNILIYIINVVFLVVGILLIVLGSIMLSNFNRLTELEQLSSANTIPVCVTVLGVLIFIVSFFGCCGIWRQSACLTSTYATLMFLLFVLQLVLTCWIAVNGQQFLQDMSKLVTTIWNENNAANGYPMGALELTFDCCGNQGFEDYNGNVPGTCCGYSNRQQTCPASIYETRQGCNQKFYDFWSNNNDIVLWSGLGICIYELIVFVVAGMLANCMRKANAGRQVYG; this is encoded by the exons ATGGGTTGCATATCGGGAATACTTAATAtccttatatatatcataaatgTTGTGTTTCTG gTGGTTGGCATATTGCTGATTGTGTTGGGCTCCATAATGCTATCCAACTTTAACCGCCTAACCGAGCTGGAGCAGCTGAGCAGCGCCAATACCATACCCGTCTGTGTGACCGTACTGGGTGTGTTGATTTTCATAGTCTCCTTCTTCGGCTGCTGCGGTATCTGGCGCCAGAGCGCCTGCCTGACAAGCACG tatGCTACCCTGatgtttttactttttgtgcTGCAACTGGTGCTCACCTGCTGGATCGCTGTGAATGGGCAACAATTTTTGCAGGATATGAGCAAGCTGGTGACCACAATTTGGAATGAGAACAATGCGGCGAATGGCTATCCAATGGGCGCATTGGAGCTAACTTTCGACTGCTGCGGCAACCAGGGCTTCGAGGACTATAACGGTAATGTGCCCGGCACCTGTTGCGGCTACTCGAATCGCCAGCAGACCTGCCCGGCCAGCATTTACGAGACCCGCCAGGGCTGCAATCAGAAATTCTACGATTTctggagcaacaacaacgacatcGTTCTATGGTCCGGACTGGGCATATGCATATACGAGCTGATTGTCTTTGTCGTAGCCGGCATGCTGGCCAACTGCATGCGTAAAGCGAATGCGGGTAGACAAGTCTACGGTTAA